In Clostridium sp., one DNA window encodes the following:
- the uca gene encoding urea carboxylase produces the protein MFKKVLIANRGAIAVRIERTLKKMNIQSAAVYTKADQDSLHVDYADESYYLGDGTVAETYLNGDKIIEIAKGAGAEAIHPGYGFLSENSDFARKCEENKIKFIGPLPEQMELFGLKHSAREIAGRAGVPMLEGTGLLNNVEEAVKTADALGYPVILKSTAGGGGIGMRTCFDEEELKSAYESCSYLARTNFDNAGLFMEKYLQKARHVEVQIFGNQYGEVVALSERDCSVQRRNQKVMEESPAFGISEATKKAMHEAARNIALQVGYRSAGTVEFLYDSSEEKFYFLEVNTRLQVEHGVTEETLNIDLVEWMIKEAAGELKNLDGLVHEPKGFSIQARIYAEDPMRNFAPSAGKLDKVEFSKDARIETWIQDNVVVTPSYDPMLAKIIVKADSRENAIKKMHSVLQETRIYGITTNIDYLNCFINTEDYKKGKLHTHMLDGFSYKERKIEVLDGGVQTTIQDYPARLGYWDVGVPPSGAMDNFSFRIGNRILGNSINAPGIECTLRGGSYKFRDDMIICLTGADMKARLDNNSVPMYEAISVKTGQILELGKAVKGMRTYILVKGGLDVPSILGSASTFALGGFGGHGGRTLKTGDLIHVSRENENGICGIKKEQLYKYEEVWEIGVIPGPHCTTEFLKTEYLEQLTSTEWEVHFNSDRTGVRLIGPAPLWSREDGGEAGLHPSNVHDTAYAVGTIDLTGDMPIILGPDGPSLGGFVCPVTIPSGELWKIGQLSPGNKVKFYLISIETAEKIRREQEQYLENITMKKELELPELVKTEILDCTYPILKQIDGDKGASLCIRVAGDEYILVEYGEMKIEMRLRIRIHALMELVKQDKKIPLIDTTPGIRSLQIHVDSTKMSIRELSDEVVKLDRKIGDLSSFKIKSRRIKMPLSWNDPGAQLAVDRYYQNVRPDAPWCPSNIEFIRRINGLDSIEKVKEILYSATYLVMGLGDVYLGAPVCIPLDPRQRLVTTKYNPARTWTPENAVGIGGAYMGIYGMEGPGGYQLVGRTIQTWNPIRTTKSFKEGKPWLLNFFDQIQFYPVSAEELLQIRENFLRGRYEVEIEDTVFDYGEYLKYLESIENEEKEFKKRQVEFFNMEKQMWKDKGLDKFVSQHDESSVKEQEIPEGAIPVYSNMPGSVWKILVHAGDRIKKGDPIIIEESMKMEFPQNATCDGVIQEVYVKETQNVSSGQILVTIG, from the coding sequence ATGTTTAAAAAAGTACTTATTGCCAATCGTGGAGCGATAGCAGTCAGAATTGAGAGAACATTAAAAAAAATGAATATACAGTCTGCTGCAGTATATACGAAAGCAGATCAGGATAGTTTGCATGTGGATTATGCCGACGAGTCGTATTATCTGGGGGATGGAACAGTAGCTGAAACCTATTTGAATGGTGATAAAATTATTGAAATTGCAAAGGGTGCCGGAGCAGAAGCGATTCATCCCGGATATGGTTTTTTAAGTGAAAACAGTGATTTTGCAAGGAAATGTGAGGAGAATAAAATTAAGTTTATTGGACCACTGCCGGAGCAGATGGAGCTATTTGGACTCAAGCATTCGGCACGTGAAATTGCTGGAAGAGCAGGAGTACCGATGCTGGAAGGTACAGGACTGCTGAACAATGTAGAGGAAGCAGTGAAAACGGCAGATGCTTTGGGATATCCGGTTATTTTGAAAAGTACGGCCGGAGGCGGTGGAATAGGTATGAGAACATGTTTTGATGAAGAAGAGTTAAAATCAGCATATGAATCCTGCAGCTATTTGGCCAGAACCAATTTTGACAATGCAGGATTGTTCATGGAAAAATACTTGCAGAAAGCAAGACATGTGGAGGTTCAGATATTCGGGAATCAATATGGAGAAGTGGTCGCACTGTCAGAAAGGGACTGCTCCGTACAACGGCGTAATCAAAAAGTAATGGAGGAGAGTCCGGCTTTTGGCATTTCTGAAGCTACAAAGAAGGCAATGCACGAGGCGGCTAGAAATATTGCGCTGCAGGTTGGATATAGAAGTGCAGGAACAGTTGAATTTTTATATGATTCCTCGGAGGAAAAGTTCTATTTTTTAGAGGTAAACACGAGATTGCAGGTTGAACATGGTGTTACAGAAGAGACCTTGAATATTGATCTGGTAGAGTGGATGATAAAGGAGGCGGCCGGAGAGCTTAAAAACCTTGATGGTCTAGTTCATGAACCGAAAGGTTTCAGTATTCAGGCAAGGATTTATGCAGAAGATCCAATGAGAAATTTTGCACCTAGTGCTGGAAAACTTGACAAGGTTGAATTTTCAAAAGATGCTCGTATAGAAACCTGGATTCAAGATAATGTGGTCGTTACTCCCAGTTATGATCCAATGCTTGCCAAAATTATTGTGAAAGCTGACAGCAGGGAAAATGCCATAAAAAAAATGCATTCAGTTTTACAGGAAACCAGGATATATGGTATAACCACCAATATAGATTATCTCAATTGTTTTATTAATACGGAAGACTACAAAAAAGGCAAATTGCATACTCATATGCTGGATGGTTTTTCCTATAAGGAAAGAAAGATTGAGGTGCTGGACGGAGGAGTGCAGACTACGATTCAGGACTATCCAGCCAGACTTGGCTATTGGGACGTCGGTGTTCCGCCAAGTGGGGCTATGGATAACTTTTCATTCAGAATTGGAAATAGAATACTTGGCAATAGTATAAATGCTCCTGGAATTGAATGTACTTTAAGAGGAGGAAGCTATAAATTTCGTGACGATATGATCATTTGTCTTACTGGTGCAGATATGAAAGCCAGATTGGACAATAATAGTGTTCCAATGTATGAAGCTATTTCGGTAAAAACCGGCCAAATATTAGAACTTGGTAAAGCAGTAAAAGGTATGAGAACTTATATATTGGTAAAAGGCGGGTTGGATGTACCATCCATACTTGGAAGTGCATCGACTTTTGCCCTGGGAGGTTTTGGAGGGCATGGCGGTAGGACGCTAAAAACAGGAGATTTGATTCATGTCAGTCGGGAAAATGAAAACGGCATATGTGGGATAAAAAAAGAGCAGTTATATAAATATGAAGAGGTTTGGGAAATAGGTGTAATTCCAGGACCGCACTGTACAACGGAGTTTTTAAAAACAGAGTATTTAGAACAACTTACAAGCACTGAATGGGAAGTGCATTTCAACAGTGACAGAACAGGAGTCAGACTTATTGGACCTGCTCCTTTGTGGTCGAGAGAAGATGGAGGAGAGGCAGGGCTGCATCCGTCAAATGTTCATGACACTGCATATGCTGTTGGTACTATTGATTTAACTGGAGATATGCCTATTATTCTGGGGCCGGACGGACCTAGCCTGGGAGGATTTGTATGCCCTGTTACGATCCCGTCAGGTGAATTGTGGAAAATAGGGCAGCTTTCACCGGGAAACAAGGTGAAATTTTATTTGATTTCCATTGAAACCGCAGAAAAAATTAGAAGAGAACAAGAGCAGTATTTAGAAAATATTACAATGAAAAAAGAATTGGAACTTCCGGAGTTGGTCAAAACAGAAATATTGGACTGTACATATCCAATATTGAAGCAAATTGATGGAGACAAAGGAGCTTCGTTGTGTATTCGTGTAGCAGGAGATGAATATATACTGGTTGAATATGGTGAAATGAAAATTGAAATGAGGTTACGTATCAGAATACATGCATTAATGGAACTAGTAAAGCAGGATAAAAAAATTCCGTTGATTGATACGACACCGGGTATTCGTTCACTGCAAATTCATGTTGATTCAACGAAAATGTCCATTCGTGAGCTGTCAGATGAAGTTGTAAAATTGGATAGAAAAATTGGAGATTTAAGCAGTTTCAAGATTAAATCCCGCAGGATTAAAATGCCGCTGTCATGGAATGATCCAGGTGCACAATTGGCAGTAGACAGGTATTATCAGAATGTGAGGCCGGATGCACCATGGTGTCCGAGCAATATTGAATTTATAAGAAGGATAAATGGATTGGATTCAATAGAAAAGGTTAAGGAGATATTGTATAGTGCAACATATCTGGTTATGGGACTTGGAGATGTTTATCTAGGTGCCCCGGTGTGTATTCCACTGGATCCAAGACAGCGTCTGGTTACGACAAAGTATAATCCTGCCAGGACATGGACGCCTGAGAATGCTGTTGGAATAGGAGGGGCATATATGGGCATCTATGGAATGGAAGGCCCTGGTGGATACCAGCTGGTCGGAAGGACCATACAGACATGGAATCCTATTAGAACCACAAAAAGCTTTAAGGAAGGTAAACCCTGGCTTTTGAATTTCTTTGACCAGATTCAATTTTATCCGGTATCTGCAGAAGAGCTTCTACAGATTAGAGAAAATTTTTTAAGAGGCAGGTATGAGGTAGAAATTGAAGATACGGTTTTTGATTATGGAGAATACCTGAAGTATCTGGAATCCATTGAAAATGAGGAAAAAGAGTTCAAAAAACGTCAGGTAGAATTTTTTAATATGGAGAAGCAGATGTGGAAGGACAAGGGGCTTGACAAGTTTGTTTCACAGCATGATGAGAGCAGTGTAAAAGAGCAGGAGATACCGGAGGGAGCCATACCTGTTTATTCAAACATGCCGGGAAGCGTTTGGAAAATACTTGTGCATGCCGGAGACAGGATAAAAAAAGGTGACCCTATAATTATAGAGGAAAGTATGAAGATGGAGTTTCCACAAAATGCTACCTGTGATGGAGTAATACAGGAAGTTTATGTTAAAGAAACACAGAATGTATCAAGTGGACAAATATTGGTTACTATTGGTTAA
- a CDS encoding ABC transporter ATP-binding protein → MLFNKSAKEKNKVKDGDMIEATLANSKLLGKNVTKIYKGKKKNTLAIDKTNFEILENEFVCIVGPSGCGKSTLLKMIAGLDDVSEGSIFLDGKELSGPGADRGVVFQSYSLFPWMNVEENIRFGLKLKKLPKDKASEIVDRYLDLIGLTQFRKSLPKELSGGMKQRVAIARALANSPEILLMDEPFGALDPQTKAKMQLLMRQIWQKEKTTIIFITHDIEEAVFLSTRVYVMGTNPGRIISGVPVYLPYDRDIDLKDTKEFIELRRKVTRILHSGEGKDTV, encoded by the coding sequence ATGTTGTTTAACAAGAGCGCGAAAGAAAAAAATAAAGTTAAAGATGGCGATATGATTGAGGCGACACTTGCAAACAGCAAGCTTTTGGGAAAGAATGTGACAAAGATATACAAAGGAAAGAAAAAGAATACACTTGCAATTGATAAGACCAACTTTGAAATACTGGAAAATGAGTTTGTTTGCATTGTAGGACCCTCAGGATGTGGAAAGTCTACTTTGCTTAAAATGATAGCAGGATTGGATGATGTATCAGAAGGTTCTATTTTTCTGGACGGTAAGGAGTTGTCGGGGCCAGGGGCCGATAGAGGTGTTGTATTCCAGTCCTATTCATTGTTCCCATGGATGAATGTAGAGGAGAATATAAGGTTTGGATTAAAACTAAAAAAGCTTCCAAAAGACAAAGCTTCGGAAATTGTAGATAGGTACCTTGATCTTATCGGACTCACGCAGTTTAGAAAATCCCTGCCAAAGGAATTATCTGGCGGCATGAAGCAGAGGGTTGCAATTGCAAGGGCTCTGGCAAACAGCCCTGAAATCTTATTGATGGATGAACCTTTTGGTGCTTTGGATCCCCAGACAAAAGCCAAAATGCAGCTTTTAATGAGACAAATATGGCAGAAAGAGAAGACAACAATTATATTTATTACTCATGATATAGAAGAAGCAGTGTTTTTGTCAACGAGAGTTTATGTTATGGGAACAAATCCGGGAAGAATTATATCGGGTGTGCCTGTATACCTTCCATATGACAGGGATATAGACTTGAAAGATACGAAGGAGTTTATAGAATTGAGAAGAAAAGTTACTAGAATTTTACACAGTGGCGAAGGTAAGGATACAGTATAA
- a CDS encoding ABC transporter permease: MRKMFRIRKNIDKKLYMLVAGISFVLLILVWNFASISGIVNPVFLPTPQKVVKTIIESITSGNIWGDLYISCYRIFMGFLYAVIVGVVIGILVGCFSGIEAFVQPLTEFIRYLPVPAFVPLIMVWFGIGEQAKIAVIFLGTLFQLIPMVSDDVKAVPEDFINAAYTLGASRGEVLWKVIIPAMLPKLMDTLRMMMGWAWTYLVVAELVAASSGLGYSILKAQRYLKTDVMFANILIIGLLGLVIDRTFGFVSKHVFAWAEGGNQ; this comes from the coding sequence ATGAGGAAAATGTTTAGAATACGAAAAAATATTGATAAAAAATTGTATATGCTGGTTGCGGGTATATCTTTTGTACTGCTTATTTTAGTATGGAATTTTGCAAGTATTTCGGGAATTGTAAATCCGGTATTTTTACCAACACCCCAAAAAGTTGTAAAGACAATTATTGAAAGTATTACATCGGGAAATATATGGGGTGATCTTTATATAAGCTGCTATAGAATATTTATGGGATTTTTGTATGCAGTGATTGTAGGTGTGGTAATTGGAATACTTGTTGGATGTTTTTCTGGAATCGAAGCATTCGTACAGCCGCTTACTGAATTTATTCGATACCTCCCGGTACCTGCATTTGTACCACTTATTATGGTGTGGTTTGGCATAGGAGAACAGGCCAAAATTGCAGTTATATTTTTAGGAACACTGTTTCAGCTGATTCCAATGGTATCGGATGATGTCAAGGCAGTGCCGGAAGATTTTATAAATGCAGCATATACCCTGGGGGCTTCAAGAGGGGAAGTATTATGGAAGGTAATTATTCCTGCCATGCTTCCAAAATTGATGGATACCTTGAGAATGATGATGGGATGGGCATGGACATATTTGGTGGTTGCCGAGCTGGTTGCTGCAAGTTCCGGACTCGGGTACAGTATATTGAAAGCCCAGAGATATCTTAAAACCGATGTAATGTTTGCAAATATTTTGATCATAGGGCTATTGGGACTTGTTATTGACAGAACCTTTGGATTTGTGAGCAAGCATGTGTTTGCATGGGCAGAAGGAGGCAATCAGTAA
- a CDS encoding ABC transporter substrate-binding protein, with product MKKLNKRVISISIMLMVFIMAFTGCQSKTGGSNDKSSSEKVYKLGISAYPAFYTWYITQAEGFFKARGINVKLVYFPVYSDSVQAFNTGKIDMLSAAVPDIIAPYVNDIGFETVLLLDNSNGADGLVAGKGINSIKDLKGKSVATEYGTIEHFFLLNALKTAGMTEKDVKFVNLSIADAAPAFLSGKVDAACLWEPSLSKALSKDGSKLLVSSKDTPGLIPDVLVANKDMVQNGKSDIEKVVNAYYDSMEFYAKNKDKAIQDMAKGAGISADEMKVAMSGSKLFTIKDSIDAMDKQQDNYSYLPYTTEKIAEFLKKVKMIDEMPDNTKKMYNSTYLKDVLKTRESKPVPDTTK from the coding sequence ATGAAAAAGTTAAACAAGAGAGTCATATCAATATCAATTATGTTGATGGTATTCATTATGGCATTTACCGGATGCCAGAGTAAAACGGGCGGCAGCAATGACAAATCAAGCAGTGAAAAGGTATATAAACTGGGTATTTCAGCATATCCGGCATTTTATACATGGTATATCACTCAGGCGGAAGGATTCTTCAAAGCAAGGGGGATAAATGTAAAATTGGTTTATTTCCCGGTATATAGTGATAGCGTGCAGGCTTTCAATACAGGAAAAATTGACATGTTGTCCGCAGCAGTACCGGACATTATTGCACCATATGTTAATGACATTGGATTCGAAACAGTGCTGTTATTGGATAATTCCAATGGTGCGGATGGTCTTGTAGCGGGAAAAGGTATAAACAGCATCAAGGATTTAAAGGGAAAATCTGTTGCTACTGAATATGGAACAATAGAACATTTCTTCCTGCTCAATGCATTGAAAACAGCCGGCATGACGGAAAAGGACGTAAAATTTGTAAATTTGTCCATAGCTGATGCAGCTCCAGCATTTTTGTCTGGAAAAGTTGATGCAGCATGCTTGTGGGAGCCTTCTCTCAGCAAGGCATTGTCTAAAGATGGCAGTAAGCTGCTGGTGAGCTCCAAGGATACTCCAGGATTGATTCCTGATGTATTGGTTGCCAACAAGGATATGGTTCAAAATGGAAAATCCGATATTGAAAAAGTTGTAAATGCATATTATGATTCCATGGAATTCTATGCAAAGAACAAAGACAAAGCTATTCAAGACATGGCAAAAGGTGCCGGAATTTCTGCAGATGAAATGAAGGTTGCAATGAGTGGTTCCAAATTGTTTACTATTAAGGATTCTATAGATGCAATGGATAAACAACAGGATAATTATTCATACCTGCCTTATACGACAGAAAAAATTGCGGAATTCTTGAAGAAGGTAAAAATGATTGATGAAATGCCTGACAATACTAAAAAGATGTACAACAGCACCTACCTGAAAGATGTATTAAAAACCAGAGAATCTAAGCCTGTTCCAGATACTACTAAATAA
- a CDS encoding P-II family nitrogen regulator, which produces MKLVYIILRPNRYYKTKEALVKNNFFSLSSKDVLGRGKSSVDYVTKNGDKLLKYNKRPFVSKKMMEIFCRDEDVDTLIDIVKSINQTGNSGDGKIFVVDVEDGTRIRTGESGVNSLM; this is translated from the coding sequence ATGAAACTAGTGTATATTATTTTACGCCCAAATAGATACTATAAAACAAAAGAAGCTCTGGTAAAGAACAATTTTTTTTCTTTAAGCAGCAAAGATGTTCTTGGAAGAGGCAAAAGCAGTGTAGACTATGTCACGAAAAATGGAGATAAACTGCTGAAATATAACAAACGTCCTTTTGTATCAAAGAAGATGATGGAAATATTCTGCAGGGATGAAGATGTTGATACTTTAATTGATATAGTTAAAAGTATAAATCAAACAGGTAACTCCGGAGATGGGAAGATATTTGTAGTTGATGTGGAAGATGGCACAAGAATTAGAACAGGCGAAAGCGGTGTAAATTCACTGATGTAA
- a CDS encoding P-II family nitrogen regulator, whose amino-acid sequence MKMIKAIVRPEKANEVLNVLCDQGYASATRISILGRGKQRGLKVGDVSYDEIPKEMIMMVVEDEHVEEIKKIIIQNARTDKEGSFGDGKIFVIPVEKSVTISSGKEE is encoded by the coding sequence GTGAAAATGATAAAAGCCATAGTAAGACCTGAAAAAGCGAATGAAGTTCTAAATGTTCTTTGTGATCAGGGCTATGCTTCAGCAACAAGAATCAGCATATTGGGAAGAGGAAAGCAGCGAGGGTTAAAGGTAGGAGACGTTTCTTATGATGAAATCCCAAAGGAAATGATCATGATGGTTGTAGAAGATGAACATGTAGAGGAAATAAAAAAGATCATTATTCAGAATGCAAGAACGGATAAGGAAGGATCTTTTGGTGATGGAAAAATTTTTGTAATTCCTGTTGAGAAGAGTGTAACAATAAGTTCCGGCAAGGAAGAATAA
- a CDS encoding DUF1989 domain-containing protein has translation MIEFEKTFSDKKIETAIYEKIIPAGDGWMHPLVKGQTLRIVDLKGNQGLDFLCYDLHNPEDHYSATQTIVRQEKLYINVGTVLVTESGKELLEIVADTCTCHDTMGGACATESNTVRYGHHTLHMKTCRDTFLMKISDHADKYCKVDLVPNVNLFAQILKLEDGRFEFLDGISKPGSYVEFKALNDTMILISNCPQINNPCSGYEPTPNAVYIWDE, from the coding sequence ATGATTGAGTTTGAGAAAACATTTAGTGATAAAAAAATAGAAACTGCAATATATGAAAAGATTATACCTGCAGGAGATGGGTGGATGCATCCTCTTGTTAAAGGTCAAACTCTCAGAATTGTAGATTTGAAAGGTAATCAGGGCCTGGATTTTTTATGCTATGACTTGCATAATCCTGAAGATCATTACAGTGCAACCCAGACAATTGTTCGTCAGGAGAAATTGTATATCAATGTGGGAACAGTACTGGTAACAGAATCCGGAAAAGAGCTGCTCGAGATTGTTGCAGACACCTGTACTTGTCATGACACAATGGGAGGTGCATGTGCAACTGAAAGTAATACAGTAAGATACGGGCATCATACACTTCACATGAAAACCTGCAGGGATACGTTCCTTATGAAAATTTCAGATCATGCAGACAAGTACTGTAAAGTAGACCTGGTACCGAATGTTAATTTGTTTGCCCAGATATTAAAATTGGAAGATGGGAGATTTGAATTTCTGGATGGTATTTCAAAACCAGGTTCCTACGTAGAATTTAAAGCTCTGAATGACACCATGATTTTAATAAGCAATTGTCCACAAATAAACAATCCGTGCAGTGGATATGAACCAACACCAAATGCAGTTTATATTTGGGACGAATAA
- a CDS encoding urea amidolyase associated protein UAAP1, translated as MNIIWNKTLAPGDRWSGNICKERLIKFTALGEGANLAVLMYNFRNLSEHYNAPDTIKAQHSFFLKKGHAIISDCGRALASIVEDDLDGHDTVTGYTTRVMTDEKYGVTSYQKDGNKYLKSGQENFINELTKNGMSKRDLMPPVNFFSKVDADQRGNLIFIKDYCPKEASVTIRTEMDVYIVLSNTPNPLDEKREYPSVPIKIEILEAPPVDGLDYCVNYSKYTRRAFENTWEYNTLLGI; from the coding sequence ATGAATATAATATGGAATAAAACCCTTGCTCCGGGGGACCGCTGGTCAGGTAATATTTGTAAGGAGAGACTTATTAAGTTTACTGCTTTGGGGGAAGGAGCAAATCTGGCCGTACTGATGTATAATTTCAGAAATTTGTCGGAACATTATAATGCACCAGACACTATAAAGGCACAGCACTCATTTTTCTTAAAAAAAGGACATGCAATTATAAGTGACTGTGGAAGGGCACTTGCAAGCATTGTGGAAGATGATTTGGATGGACATGATACGGTAACTGGTTATACTACCAGAGTTATGACAGATGAAAAATACGGTGTTACAAGTTACCAGAAGGACGGAAATAAATATTTAAAGTCAGGTCAGGAAAACTTTATTAATGAATTAACTAAAAATGGAATGAGCAAGAGGGATTTGATGCCTCCAGTCAACTTCTTTTCCAAAGTCGATGCTGATCAAAGAGGAAATTTGATTTTTATAAAAGATTATTGCCCTAAAGAAGCTTCTGTAACCATTCGTACGGAAATGGATGTATACATAGTTCTTTCAAATACTCCAAATCCACTGGATGAGAAAAGAGAATATCCATCAGTACCGATTAAAATTGAAATATTAGAAGCTCCTCCTGTAGATGGATTGGATTATTGTGTGAATTATTCAAAGTATACAAGACGTGCTTTTGAAAACACCTGGGAATATAATACCTTGCTGGGAATTTAG
- a CDS encoding urea amidolyase associated protein UAAP2, whose translation MNGFIRKESDLKIEDAVYDETLLAGDGWMHELRKGQTFRIVDLGGNQAVDTTFYDIHNPQDHYGAISTIIGQKNIYLTTGSILRTESGKPILKIVADICGRHDTLGGACSSQSNTVRYAREKDYMHNCRDSFMLQLANKDEFYMKRDLAPNINFFMNVPVTKEGGLKFDDGVSAPGCYVELEALEDVMVLISNCPQLNNPCNAYNPTPVRLVIWDKKN comes from the coding sequence ATGAACGGTTTTATAAGAAAAGAAAGTGATTTAAAAATAGAAGATGCAGTATATGATGAAACATTACTGGCTGGAGACGGATGGATGCATGAGCTGAGAAAGGGCCAGACATTTAGAATTGTGGATCTTGGTGGAAATCAGGCAGTGGATACGACTTTCTATGATATTCATAATCCACAGGATCATTATGGAGCAATATCGACCATAATAGGACAGAAAAATATATATTTGACAACGGGAAGTATTTTGAGAACGGAATCTGGAAAACCAATATTGAAGATTGTTGCAGATATCTGTGGAAGGCATGATACTCTTGGGGGTGCCTGCTCTTCCCAGAGCAATACTGTGAGATATGCAAGAGAAAAAGATTATATGCATAACTGTCGTGACAGTTTTATGCTTCAACTTGCAAATAAGGATGAATTCTATATGAAAAGAGATCTGGCACCAAATATCAACTTTTTTATGAATGTTCCGGTTACTAAAGAAGGCGGCTTGAAGTTTGACGACGGGGTTTCCGCACCGGGTTGTTACGTAGAACTGGAAGCTCTGGAGGATGTCATGGTTCTAATAAGCAATTGTCCTCAGTTGAACAACCCCTGTAATGCATATAATCCTACGCCGGTTAGATTAGTCATATGGGACAAGAAAAATTAA